A part of Cuculus canorus isolate bCucCan1 chromosome 23, bCucCan1.pri, whole genome shotgun sequence genomic DNA contains:
- the FEZ1 gene encoding fasciculation and elongation protein zeta-1 isoform X1, whose product MEAPLVSLEEEFEEGPGDNVGTPQRTADPALAELESFSAEMMSFKSMEDLVQEFDEKLTVCFRNYDATTEGLAPVRGHLQAQEEEERLQDEEVWDALTDGFAPRGSPRPWLLPEAESSSGSDLQRLHLTSSSFSFTIHHLPIHHPHHLHPASPTPLHPVSLSNILISNISPSLLHPRAMSVSMLRPSLCQAGRVVPPRPPSLCLLQLCEKEEEEQEEEEELTERSEQDSGINEEPLLTAEQVIEELEELMQSSPDPEADPEGDEDEEDEEEEETEADAEGEGGGGGTEPIILRELHAFSPAFNKNCSYEGLGRLSARELAAAAGRAEAASRALSAELVAQLARRDELAFEKEVKTAFIGALLAVQGEQREQREAARRRRRDKGLSLQGGRPERGNHMPRKRFSMEGISSILHSGLRQTFGPAASEKQYLNTVIPYEKKGSPPSVEDLQMLTNILFAMKEGNEKVPTLLTDYILKVLCPT is encoded by the exons ATGGAGGCGCCCCTGGTGAGCCTCGAGGAGGAGTTCGAGGAAGGACCCGGGGACAATGTGGGGACCCCACAACGCACCGCAGACCCAGCGCTGGCCGAGCTGGAGAGCTTCTCAGCCGAGATGATGAGCTTCAAGTCAATGGAGGACCTGGTGCAGGAGTTTGACGAGAAGCTCACTGTCTGCTTCCGCAACTACGACGCTACCACTGAGGGTCTGGCCCCCGTGCGGGGGCATCTCCAGgcgcaggaggaggaggagcgcCTCCAGGATGAGGA GGTCTGGGATGCTCTCACCGATGGCTTTGCACCCCGGGGCTCCCCCCGACCTTGGCTGCTCCCTGAGGCTGAGTCCTCCAGCGGCTCCGACCTCCAG AGACTCCATCTGACCTCTTCCTCATTCAGCTTCACCATCCATCATCTCCCCATccaccatcctcatcatctccatcctgcATCTCCAACACCTCTTCATCCAGTGTCACTGTCCAATATACTCATTTCAAACATTTCTCCATCACTTCTCCATCCAAG GGCCATGTCTGTGTCCATGTTGCGGCCAAGCCTGTGCCAGGCCGGGCGTGTGGTGCCACCAAGGCCGCCCAGCCTGtgtctcctgcagctctgcgagaaggaggaggaggagcaggaggaggaggaggagctcaCTGAGAGGAGTGAGCAAGACTCGGGCATCAACGAGGAGCCGCTGCTGACAGCTGAGCAG GTCAtcgaggagctggaggagctgatGCAGAGCTCGCCTGACCCAGAAGCTGACCCTGAGGGtgatgaggatgaggaggatgaggaagaggaagaaactgaGGCCGATGCTGAAGGCGAAGGTGGCGGTGGGGGCACGGAGCCCATAATTCTGCGTGAGCTGCATGCGTTCTCCCCTGCCTTCAACAAGAACTGCTCCTATGAAG ggctggggcggCTGTCGGCGcgggagctggcagcagccgCGGGACGTGCGGAGGCGGCGAGCCGGGCACTGTCGGCAGAGCTGGTGGCGCAGTTGGCACGGCGGGATGAGCTGGCGTTTGAGAAGGAGGTGAAGACGGCGTTCATCGGGGCGCTGCTGGCGGTGCAGGGGGAGCAGCGGGAGCAGCGGGAAGCTGCCCGGCGTCGCCGTCGCGACAAGGGGCTCAGTCTGCAAGGGGGGCGTCCCGAGCGCGGGAACCACATGCCCCGCAAG CGCTTCAGCATGGAGGGCATCTCCAGCATCCTGCACTCCGGCCTGCGCCAGACCTTTGGCCCCGCTGCCAGCGAGAAGCAG tACCTGAACACGGTGATTCCCTATGAGAAGAAGGGGTCGCCTCCCTCCGTTGAGGACCTGCAGATGCTCACCAACA TCCTCTTTGCCATGAAGGAGGGGAATGAGAAGGTGCCCACCCTGCTCACGGATTACATCCTCAAAG TGCTTTGCCCAACCTGA
- the FEZ1 gene encoding fasciculation and elongation protein zeta-1 isoform X4, protein MRRSGMLSPMALHPGAPPDLGCSLRLSPPAAPTSSFTIHHLPIHHPHHLHPASPTPLHPVSLSNILISNISPSLLHPRAMSVSMLRPSLCQAGRVVPPRPPSLCLLQLCEKEEEEQEEEEELTERSEQDSGINEEPLLTAEQVIEELEELMQSSPDPEADPEGDEDEEDEEEEETEADAEGEGGGGGTEPIILRELHAFSPAFNKNCSYEGLGRLSARELAAAAGRAEAASRALSAELVAQLARRDELAFEKEVKTAFIGALLAVQGEQREQREAARRRRRDKGLSLQGGRPERGNHMPRKRFSMEGISSILHSGLRQTFGPAASEKQYLNTVIPYEKKGSPPSVEDLQMLTNILFAMKEGNEKVPTLLTDYILKVLCPT, encoded by the exons ATGAGGA GGTCTGGGATGCTCTCACCGATGGCTTTGCACCCCGGGGCTCCCCCCGACCTTGGCTGCTCCCTGAGGCTGAGTCCTCCAGCGGCTCCGACCTCCAG CTTCACCATCCATCATCTCCCCATccaccatcctcatcatctccatcctgcATCTCCAACACCTCTTCATCCAGTGTCACTGTCCAATATACTCATTTCAAACATTTCTCCATCACTTCTCCATCCAAG GGCCATGTCTGTGTCCATGTTGCGGCCAAGCCTGTGCCAGGCCGGGCGTGTGGTGCCACCAAGGCCGCCCAGCCTGtgtctcctgcagctctgcgagaaggaggaggaggagcaggaggaggaggaggagctcaCTGAGAGGAGTGAGCAAGACTCGGGCATCAACGAGGAGCCGCTGCTGACAGCTGAGCAG GTCAtcgaggagctggaggagctgatGCAGAGCTCGCCTGACCCAGAAGCTGACCCTGAGGGtgatgaggatgaggaggatgaggaagaggaagaaactgaGGCCGATGCTGAAGGCGAAGGTGGCGGTGGGGGCACGGAGCCCATAATTCTGCGTGAGCTGCATGCGTTCTCCCCTGCCTTCAACAAGAACTGCTCCTATGAAG ggctggggcggCTGTCGGCGcgggagctggcagcagccgCGGGACGTGCGGAGGCGGCGAGCCGGGCACTGTCGGCAGAGCTGGTGGCGCAGTTGGCACGGCGGGATGAGCTGGCGTTTGAGAAGGAGGTGAAGACGGCGTTCATCGGGGCGCTGCTGGCGGTGCAGGGGGAGCAGCGGGAGCAGCGGGAAGCTGCCCGGCGTCGCCGTCGCGACAAGGGGCTCAGTCTGCAAGGGGGGCGTCCCGAGCGCGGGAACCACATGCCCCGCAAG CGCTTCAGCATGGAGGGCATCTCCAGCATCCTGCACTCCGGCCTGCGCCAGACCTTTGGCCCCGCTGCCAGCGAGAAGCAG tACCTGAACACGGTGATTCCCTATGAGAAGAAGGGGTCGCCTCCCTCCGTTGAGGACCTGCAGATGCTCACCAACA TCCTCTTTGCCATGAAGGAGGGGAATGAGAAGGTGCCCACCCTGCTCACGGATTACATCCTCAAAG TGCTTTGCCCAACCTGA
- the FEZ1 gene encoding fasciculation and elongation protein zeta-1 isoform X2 — MEAPLVSLEEEFEEGPGDNVGTPQRTADPALAELESFSAEMMSFKSMEDLVQEFDEKLTVCFRNYDATTEGLAPVRGHLQAQEEEERLQDEEVWDALTDGFAPRGSPRPWLLPEAESSSGSDLQLHHPSSPHPPSSSSPSCISNTSSSSVTVQYTHFKHFSITSPSKLCEKEEEEQEEEEELTERSEQDSGINEEPLLTAEQVIEELEELMQSSPDPEADPEGDEDEEDEEEEETEADAEGEGGGGGTEPIILRELHAFSPAFNKNCSYEGLGRLSARELAAAAGRAEAASRALSAELVAQLARRDELAFEKEVKTAFIGALLAVQGEQREQREAARRRRRDKGLSLQGGRPERGNHMPRKRFSMEGISSILHSGLRQTFGPAASEKQYLNTVIPYEKKGSPPSVEDLQMLTNILFAMKEGNEKVPTLLTDYILKVLCPT, encoded by the exons ATGGAGGCGCCCCTGGTGAGCCTCGAGGAGGAGTTCGAGGAAGGACCCGGGGACAATGTGGGGACCCCACAACGCACCGCAGACCCAGCGCTGGCCGAGCTGGAGAGCTTCTCAGCCGAGATGATGAGCTTCAAGTCAATGGAGGACCTGGTGCAGGAGTTTGACGAGAAGCTCACTGTCTGCTTCCGCAACTACGACGCTACCACTGAGGGTCTGGCCCCCGTGCGGGGGCATCTCCAGgcgcaggaggaggaggagcgcCTCCAGGATGAGGA GGTCTGGGATGCTCTCACCGATGGCTTTGCACCCCGGGGCTCCCCCCGACCTTGGCTGCTCCCTGAGGCTGAGTCCTCCAGCGGCTCCGACCTCCAG CTTCACCATCCATCATCTCCCCATccaccatcctcatcatctccatcctgcATCTCCAACACCTCTTCATCCAGTGTCACTGTCCAATATACTCATTTCAAACATTTCTCCATCACTTCTCCATCCAAG ctctgcgagaaggaggaggaggagcaggaggaggaggaggagctcaCTGAGAGGAGTGAGCAAGACTCGGGCATCAACGAGGAGCCGCTGCTGACAGCTGAGCAG GTCAtcgaggagctggaggagctgatGCAGAGCTCGCCTGACCCAGAAGCTGACCCTGAGGGtgatgaggatgaggaggatgaggaagaggaagaaactgaGGCCGATGCTGAAGGCGAAGGTGGCGGTGGGGGCACGGAGCCCATAATTCTGCGTGAGCTGCATGCGTTCTCCCCTGCCTTCAACAAGAACTGCTCCTATGAAG ggctggggcggCTGTCGGCGcgggagctggcagcagccgCGGGACGTGCGGAGGCGGCGAGCCGGGCACTGTCGGCAGAGCTGGTGGCGCAGTTGGCACGGCGGGATGAGCTGGCGTTTGAGAAGGAGGTGAAGACGGCGTTCATCGGGGCGCTGCTGGCGGTGCAGGGGGAGCAGCGGGAGCAGCGGGAAGCTGCCCGGCGTCGCCGTCGCGACAAGGGGCTCAGTCTGCAAGGGGGGCGTCCCGAGCGCGGGAACCACATGCCCCGCAAG CGCTTCAGCATGGAGGGCATCTCCAGCATCCTGCACTCCGGCCTGCGCCAGACCTTTGGCCCCGCTGCCAGCGAGAAGCAG tACCTGAACACGGTGATTCCCTATGAGAAGAAGGGGTCGCCTCCCTCCGTTGAGGACCTGCAGATGCTCACCAACA TCCTCTTTGCCATGAAGGAGGGGAATGAGAAGGTGCCCACCCTGCTCACGGATTACATCCTCAAAG TGCTTTGCCCAACCTGA
- the FEZ1 gene encoding fasciculation and elongation protein zeta-1 isoform X3: MEAPLVSLEEEFEEGPGDNVGTPQRTADPALAELESFSAEMMSFKSMEDLVQEFDEKLTVCFRNYDATTEGLAPVRGHLQAQEEEERLQDEEVWDALTDGFAPRGSPRPWLLPEAESSSGSDLQLCEKEEEEQEEEEELTERSEQDSGINEEPLLTAEQVIEELEELMQSSPDPEADPEGDEDEEDEEEEETEADAEGEGGGGGTEPIILRELHAFSPAFNKNCSYEGLGRLSARELAAAAGRAEAASRALSAELVAQLARRDELAFEKEVKTAFIGALLAVQGEQREQREAARRRRRDKGLSLQGGRPERGNHMPRKRFSMEGISSILHSGLRQTFGPAASEKQYLNTVIPYEKKGSPPSVEDLQMLTNILFAMKEGNEKVPTLLTDYILKVLCPT, translated from the exons ATGGAGGCGCCCCTGGTGAGCCTCGAGGAGGAGTTCGAGGAAGGACCCGGGGACAATGTGGGGACCCCACAACGCACCGCAGACCCAGCGCTGGCCGAGCTGGAGAGCTTCTCAGCCGAGATGATGAGCTTCAAGTCAATGGAGGACCTGGTGCAGGAGTTTGACGAGAAGCTCACTGTCTGCTTCCGCAACTACGACGCTACCACTGAGGGTCTGGCCCCCGTGCGGGGGCATCTCCAGgcgcaggaggaggaggagcgcCTCCAGGATGAGGA GGTCTGGGATGCTCTCACCGATGGCTTTGCACCCCGGGGCTCCCCCCGACCTTGGCTGCTCCCTGAGGCTGAGTCCTCCAGCGGCTCCGACCTCCAG ctctgcgagaaggaggaggaggagcaggaggaggaggaggagctcaCTGAGAGGAGTGAGCAAGACTCGGGCATCAACGAGGAGCCGCTGCTGACAGCTGAGCAG GTCAtcgaggagctggaggagctgatGCAGAGCTCGCCTGACCCAGAAGCTGACCCTGAGGGtgatgaggatgaggaggatgaggaagaggaagaaactgaGGCCGATGCTGAAGGCGAAGGTGGCGGTGGGGGCACGGAGCCCATAATTCTGCGTGAGCTGCATGCGTTCTCCCCTGCCTTCAACAAGAACTGCTCCTATGAAG ggctggggcggCTGTCGGCGcgggagctggcagcagccgCGGGACGTGCGGAGGCGGCGAGCCGGGCACTGTCGGCAGAGCTGGTGGCGCAGTTGGCACGGCGGGATGAGCTGGCGTTTGAGAAGGAGGTGAAGACGGCGTTCATCGGGGCGCTGCTGGCGGTGCAGGGGGAGCAGCGGGAGCAGCGGGAAGCTGCCCGGCGTCGCCGTCGCGACAAGGGGCTCAGTCTGCAAGGGGGGCGTCCCGAGCGCGGGAACCACATGCCCCGCAAG CGCTTCAGCATGGAGGGCATCTCCAGCATCCTGCACTCCGGCCTGCGCCAGACCTTTGGCCCCGCTGCCAGCGAGAAGCAG tACCTGAACACGGTGATTCCCTATGAGAAGAAGGGGTCGCCTCCCTCCGTTGAGGACCTGCAGATGCTCACCAACA TCCTCTTTGCCATGAAGGAGGGGAATGAGAAGGTGCCCACCCTGCTCACGGATTACATCCTCAAAG TGCTTTGCCCAACCTGA
- the NME6 gene encoding nucleoside diphosphate kinase 6 isoform X1, translated as MAARGSRPLALTLALLKPDAVAHPLVLEAVHQIILRNQFLIVRAKQLRCELGQSRHFYQEHAGRFFYQRLVEFMASGPMWAYILAHEDAVPLWRSLMGPTKVFRARNSVPDSIRGTYGLTDTRNTTHGSADSPASASREIAFFFPEFSEQLWYQREEPRLRRGPVYYDTEQRVHCVLRDEETELP; from the exons ATGGCGGCGCGGGGGTCGCGGCCGCTGGCGCTGACGCTGGCGCTGCTCAAGCCGGACGCCGTGGCGCATCCGCTTGTGCTCGAG GCCGTGCACCAAATCATCCTCCGTAACCAGTTCCTCATCGTGCGCGCCAAACAGCTGCGCTGCGAGCTTGGGCAGAGCCGCCACTTCTACCAGGAGCACGCGG GGCGGTTCTTCTACCAGCGGCTGGTGGAGTTCATGGCCAG TGGCCCCATGTGGGCTTATATATTGGCCCATGAGGATGCTGTTCCCCTCTGGAGATCCCTGATGGGACCCACCAAAGTATTCCGAGCCCGAAACAGCGTTCCAGACTCCATCCGAGGAACTTATGGCCTCACGGACACCAGGAATACCACTCACGGCTCAG CAGATTCCCCAGCCTCAGCCAGCAGAGAAATTGCCTTCTTCTTCCCGGAGTTCAGCGAGCAGCTCTGGTACCAGCGGGAGGAGCCACGTCTGCGCCGCGGGCCGGTGTATTACGACACAGAGCAGCGCGTCCACTGCGTGCTCAGGGACGAGGAAACGGAGCTGCCCTGA
- the NME6 gene encoding nucleoside diphosphate kinase 6 isoform X2 — translation MAARGSRPLALTLALLKPDAVAHPLVLEAVHQIILRNQFLIVRAKQLRCELGQSRHFYQEHAGRFFYQRLVEFMASGPMWAYILAHEDAVPLWRSLMGPTKVFRARNSVPDSIRGTYGLTDTRNTTHGSDSPASASREIAFFFPEFSEQLWYQREEPRLRRGPVYYDTEQRVHCVLRDEETELP, via the exons ATGGCGGCGCGGGGGTCGCGGCCGCTGGCGCTGACGCTGGCGCTGCTCAAGCCGGACGCCGTGGCGCATCCGCTTGTGCTCGAG GCCGTGCACCAAATCATCCTCCGTAACCAGTTCCTCATCGTGCGCGCCAAACAGCTGCGCTGCGAGCTTGGGCAGAGCCGCCACTTCTACCAGGAGCACGCGG GGCGGTTCTTCTACCAGCGGCTGGTGGAGTTCATGGCCAG TGGCCCCATGTGGGCTTATATATTGGCCCATGAGGATGCTGTTCCCCTCTGGAGATCCCTGATGGGACCCACCAAAGTATTCCGAGCCCGAAACAGCGTTCCAGACTCCATCCGAGGAACTTATGGCCTCACGGACACCAGGAATACCACTCACGGCTCAG ATTCCCCAGCCTCAGCCAGCAGAGAAATTGCCTTCTTCTTCCCGGAGTTCAGCGAGCAGCTCTGGTACCAGCGGGAGGAGCCACGTCTGCGCCGCGGGCCGGTGTATTACGACACAGAGCAGCGCGTCCACTGCGTGCTCAGGGACGAGGAAACGGAGCTGCCCTGA